Proteins co-encoded in one Spirosoma endbachense genomic window:
- a CDS encoding amidohydrolase family protein — MRPLSFSVLISLLVTSCLPLLAQELTSNRQREIVFKSVNVIPMDQERVIENQTVVVKNGRITALGNNDKVKFSKDATVVDAKGKYLTPGWAEIHAHVPPIDDIEPMKEVLILYLANGITTIRGMLGHPKHLELRSKIKSGEILGPHFYATGPSFNGQTVKTAERGAAMVREQKAAGYDFLKLHPGLTKETFPAIAKTAHEVGIPFVGHVSFNVGVWRAIDARYSSIDHLDGFIEAITPGVDTLAEQETGQFASWIADRADASQIPKLVSGLRTNHIRVVPTQALAERWLSPFPAEEFTDDPEMKYMKPEQIKSWVNTKNGYNNNPKFSKERAEKLIQIRRKLIYECQKNGVELLLGSDAPQIFNVPGFSIHNELKYLVDAGLTPYEALRTGTVNVASYLNKPDSGVIKTGNVSDLVLLSGNPLKDINQTRSIEGVMIGTNWLSKAYIQQELKKLEK; from the coding sequence ATGCGACCTCTCTCTTTTAGTGTGCTCATTTCTCTGCTTGTAACGTCCTGCCTCCCGCTCCTGGCACAGGAATTAACCAGCAATCGCCAGCGCGAAATCGTCTTCAAATCGGTCAACGTTATTCCGATGGACCAGGAACGGGTTATTGAGAACCAAACCGTTGTTGTAAAGAATGGCAGAATAACTGCCCTGGGTAACAACGACAAGGTGAAGTTCAGTAAAGATGCGACAGTAGTCGATGCAAAGGGAAAATACCTGACGCCCGGCTGGGCGGAGATCCATGCGCACGTTCCACCGATTGATGATATTGAGCCGATGAAAGAAGTGCTGATTCTTTATCTGGCAAACGGAATCACTACCATTCGGGGCATGCTCGGCCATCCCAAACACCTGGAACTTCGGAGTAAAATCAAAAGTGGTGAGATTCTTGGGCCCCATTTTTATGCAACGGGTCCCTCCTTCAATGGGCAAACAGTAAAAACCGCCGAGCGAGGTGCCGCCATGGTCCGCGAACAGAAAGCGGCTGGGTATGATTTCCTTAAATTACATCCGGGTTTAACGAAAGAAACCTTTCCGGCCATTGCTAAAACTGCTCATGAAGTTGGTATTCCATTCGTTGGACACGTCTCTTTTAATGTGGGCGTTTGGCGAGCCATCGATGCCCGGTATTCGTCCATCGATCATCTGGACGGTTTTATTGAAGCCATTACACCAGGCGTCGATACGCTGGCTGAGCAGGAAACCGGTCAGTTCGCCAGTTGGATTGCCGACCGGGCCGATGCGTCGCAGATTCCTAAACTGGTGAGTGGGTTGCGTACCAATCATATCCGGGTTGTACCTACGCAGGCATTGGCCGAGCGATGGCTTTCTCCATTTCCAGCAGAAGAATTTACCGATGACCCGGAGATGAAATACATGAAACCAGAACAGATAAAGAGTTGGGTGAATACAAAAAATGGCTATAACAATAACCCCAAGTTCTCGAAAGAGCGGGCCGAGAAACTAATCCAGATTCGTCGGAAGTTGATCTACGAATGCCAGAAAAATGGCGTTGAGCTCCTGTTGGGCTCCGATGCGCCACAGATCTTCAATGTGCCGGGCTTCTCGATCCATAATGAGCTGAAGTACCTGGTCGATGCCGGATTGACGCCCTATGAAGCCTTACGAACAGGTACAGTAAACGTTGCGTCCTATTTGAATAAACCTGATTCGGGCGTTATCAAAACCGGCAATGTGTCGGATCTGGTTTTACTCAGCGGAAATCCTTTGAAGGACATCAATCAGACTCGTAGCATCGAAGGCGTAATGATTGGTACGAACTGGCTCTCGAAAGCCTATATTCAACAGGAGTTGAAGAAGCTGGAGAAGTAG
- a CDS encoding AAA domain-containing protein — translation MDYFKQLLDLLRIEREEDRTQYRKLTETTSIAERRANGLTWYPIAIRGSEMSRGDYLTVEVERTTHQDIPHQLRFGMPAVFFSNHDPKTDRVEGTISFQGGNRAKITLRTDELPDWSRDGKLGIEVLFDDNSYDEMEEALKTATSLAEKPGNRLISILTGSTSPTFHSETPKLFLPTLNSSQVLAVEKIASANELAIVHGPPGTGKTTTLVQAIKALINQDHKKILVVAPSNTAVDLLSEKLHNEGLNVLRVGNPARVSEHLMALTLDHKMAEHPYMKEAKKLKKQANEFKNLAHKYKRNFGKAERDQRKALFDEAHRIMKEVGNSEQYIIDDLIAKAQVITATLVGANHYTVRNLTYHTVVIDEAGQALEPACWIPILKAQKVVLAGDHCQLPPTIKSPEAARKGLSTTLLEKCVALHPEAVTLLDEQYRMHEHIMGYSSQVFYENKVKAHASVARHSLYDGDTSLVYVDTAGCGFDEKLEGTSSTNPEEASLLMRHLSQLVADLSTRYTRQDFPTIAIISPYKQQINVLKEQLLQYPDLLAYGDKISVNTIDSFQGQERDIVYISMTRSNAEGEIGFLSDIRRMNVAMTRARKKLVIVGDSATLASLPFYADFIAYSERLDSYQSAWEWM, via the coding sequence ATGGATTATTTTAAACAGCTGCTTGATCTGCTCAGGATCGAACGGGAAGAAGACCGCACCCAATATCGAAAACTCACCGAAACCACATCCATTGCTGAGCGTCGGGCCAATGGTCTGACCTGGTATCCAATCGCTATCCGGGGTTCTGAAATGAGTAGGGGTGATTACCTGACGGTAGAGGTTGAACGGACCACGCATCAGGACATACCCCATCAGCTTCGTTTTGGCATGCCTGCTGTGTTTTTCAGTAATCACGACCCTAAAACCGACCGGGTCGAAGGTACGATTTCGTTTCAGGGTGGCAACCGGGCCAAAATAACCCTGCGCACGGATGAATTGCCCGACTGGTCGCGCGATGGCAAACTGGGTATCGAAGTGCTTTTCGACGACAATAGCTACGACGAAATGGAGGAGGCATTGAAGACCGCCACTTCATTGGCGGAGAAACCCGGTAATCGTCTGATCAGCATTCTGACCGGCTCAACATCGCCCACTTTCCATTCCGAAACGCCAAAGCTATTTCTACCTACCCTGAATTCCAGTCAGGTATTGGCAGTCGAAAAAATAGCGAGCGCCAACGAACTGGCTATTGTGCATGGCCCGCCGGGTACAGGTAAAACAACGACGCTGGTGCAGGCCATAAAAGCCCTGATCAATCAGGATCATAAGAAGATTTTAGTTGTTGCGCCAAGTAATACTGCCGTCGATTTGCTGAGCGAAAAACTGCACAATGAGGGACTAAATGTACTTCGGGTGGGTAACCCCGCCCGCGTGTCGGAGCATTTGATGGCGCTCACGCTGGACCATAAAATGGCCGAGCACCCGTACATGAAAGAAGCAAAAAAATTGAAAAAGCAGGCGAATGAGTTCAAAAACTTGGCTCATAAGTACAAGCGAAATTTTGGTAAAGCCGAGCGGGATCAGCGCAAAGCCCTGTTCGATGAGGCTCACCGAATCATGAAGGAAGTCGGAAATTCGGAGCAGTATATCATCGACGATCTGATTGCCAAAGCGCAGGTGATTACGGCGACACTGGTCGGCGCGAACCACTACACGGTCCGCAATCTTACTTACCATACTGTTGTGATTGACGAAGCGGGTCAGGCGCTCGAACCTGCCTGCTGGATTCCTATTCTAAAAGCGCAGAAGGTGGTGCTGGCTGGTGATCATTGCCAGCTTCCACCGACAATCAAATCACCAGAGGCCGCCCGAAAGGGATTGAGTACGACATTGCTCGAAAAATGCGTTGCGCTGCATCCCGAAGCCGTTACGCTGCTGGACGAACAATACCGCATGCACGAACACATAATGGGGTATTCGTCGCAGGTGTTTTATGAGAATAAAGTGAAAGCACATGCGTCCGTAGCCCGTCATTCGCTGTATGATGGCGATACCTCGCTGGTGTATGTGGATACGGCCGGTTGTGGTTTCGACGAAAAACTCGAAGGCACCAGCTCAACGAACCCGGAAGAAGCGTCCCTGCTCATGCGGCATTTATCGCAACTGGTAGCCGACCTGAGTACCCGCTATACACGGCAGGATTTCCCGACGATCGCGATCATTTCACCGTATAAGCAGCAAATAAATGTACTGAAAGAACAACTGCTTCAATACCCTGACCTATTGGCCTATGGCGATAAAATTTCGGTTAATACCATCGATAGTTTTCAGGGGCAGGAGCGGGACATTGTCTATATATCGATGACCCGAAGCAATGCTGAAGGTGAAATTGGGTTCCTGTCGGATATTCGGCGCATGAATGTTGCCATGACCCGCGCCCGAAAGAAATTAGTTATTGTGGGCGACAGTGCTACGTTGGCCAGTCTGCCCTTTTACGCCGATTTTATTGCGTATTCCGAACGTCTCGATTCGTATCAAAGTGCCTGGGAATGGATGTGA